A window of the Hevea brasiliensis isolate MT/VB/25A 57/8 chromosome 6, ASM3005281v1, whole genome shotgun sequence genome harbors these coding sequences:
- the LOC110665324 gene encoding MDIS1-interacting receptor like kinase 2-like: MYLLAKLLSMLFQTLLIFIFLSSISFFINSSASAATTAVSANAKSDELAQGGKEADSLLKWKASLDNQSQSALGSWVGTRPCNWIGVTCDSFGSMTILSLTTLGLRGTLHSFNFSCFPNLISLEIRNNLLHGTLPSHICNLSKITLLDLSANYLTGNIPSEIGMLTDLNTLILSVNLLNGHIPHEIGMLSSLSELYLDKNNLIGLIPASMINLKNLSILHLSDNKLSGSIPSEIGFLKSLKELGLSSNVLSGSIPPSIGNLRELIILDLSSNNLSGSIPHEIGMLRSLSKLYLYENNLTGSIPTSIGELKSLNKLLLFSNQLNGSLPLELNNLTHLKALQLSSNGFTGHLPDDVCLGGLLENFTTSFNHFSGSIPKTIRNCTSLFRLRLSWNQLTGNISEDLGIYPHLNYVDLSNNGLHGELSWKMGQWKNITTINFSNNNISGSIPFELGNATQLQSIDLSWNHLQGQIPKELAKLKRLFRIFLNNNNLFGIVPLDLKVLFNLAVLNLATNNLSGSIPRQLGELPRLLTLNLSGNEFTGSIPFELGNLNFLEALDLSHNLLMGQIPQQLGQLRTLEVLNISYNMLSGMIPTRFDDLWSLTAVDISYNELEGPIPDVKAFRKAPFEAYRNNKGFCGNASSLKPCTSIKSGKTSQTKTKKVMILIFLLISGTFCLVFLIGGLLILLRLRKRKAQSRESKDKDMLVIPGHDKELQYEKVIEATEDFNSKYCIGAGGSVAVYKVVLPSGRVLAVKKLHPLQDDNLWNLKAFEREIQVLLDIRHRNIVKLHGFCSHSKHSFLVYEFVERGSLRSILTSEEQATELEWIKRLNVVKGVANALYYMHHNCPFPIIHRDISSNNILLDSEYEPRISDFGTARVLMPDSSNRTSFACTIGYTAPELAYTMQVNEKCDVYSFGVITLELLMGKHPGNLISSLWSSTSSSSLNDQHELLKDVIDQRLPLPQNQVAEGVVYITMLAFSCLHVNPKSRPTMQQVSSKLIPKYPPISKPFSTIKLEELFPKSSADI; this comes from the exons ATGTATTTGCTCGCAAAATTACTGTCCATGTTATTCCAAACCCTGCTTATTTTCATATTTCTATCTTCTATATCTTTCTTCATCAATTCTTCTGCTTCCGCTGCTACGACTGCAGTCTCTGCCAATGCAAAGAGTGATGAACTAGCTCAAGGTGGGAAGGAAGCTGATTCTCTCTTAAAATGGAAAGCCAGTCTCGACAACCAAAGTCAATCTGCTTTAGGTTCTTGGGTTGGCACTAGGCCTTGCAATTGGATTGGGGTCACTTGTGATAGCTTCGGAAGTATGACCATTTTGAGCCTCACTACTTTAGGTTTAAGAGGTACGCTTCATAGTTTCAATTTTTCATGCTTTCCCAACCTTATAAGCCTTGAGATTAGGAACAATTTATTGCATGGGACTCTTCCATCGCATATCTGTAATCTCTCCAAAATTACCTTATTGGACTTGTCTGCTAATTACCTCACAGGAAATATTCCATCTGAGATAGGTATGCTGACAGATCTTAACACCTTAATTCTATCTGTAAATCTACTTAATGGCCACATCCCCCATGAAATTGGGATGCTCAGttctctttctgaactctatttgGATAAAAACAATCTCATTGGTTTAATCCCTGCATCCATGATAAACTTGAAAAATCTATCCATTCTCCACTTGAGCGACAATAAACTCTCTGGCTCCATACCTTCAGAAATTGGGTTCTTAAAATCTCTAAAAGAACTGGGGTTGTCAAGTAATGTTCTATCCGGATCAATCCCTCCTTCCATTGGAAATTTGAGAGAGTTAATAATTCTTGATCTTTCTAGCAACAACCTCTCAGGATCAATTCCCCATGAAATTGGGATGCTTCGTTCTCTTTCTAAACTCTATCTTTATGAAAACAATCTTACGGGTTCAATCCCTACTTCAATAGGAGAACTTAAATCCCTTAATAAATTGTTGTTGTTTTCTAACCAACTCAATGGTTCCCTGCCTCTGGAATTAAATAATCTTACCCATTTGAAGGCATTGCAGTTGTCTTCAAATGGATTCACTGGTCATTTGCCAGATGATGTTTGCCTTGGAGGGTTACTTGAAAATTTCACTACTTCCTTCAATCATTTCTCAGGTTCCATCCCAAAAACCATCAGAAACTGTACTAGCTTATTCAGACTTAGGCTTAGTTGGAATCAATTAACTGGGAATATTTCAGAAGATTTAGGGATATACCCACATTTGAATTACGTGGATTTGAGTAACAATGGATTGCATGGAGAGCTCTCATGGAAAATGGGACAGTGGAAAAACATCACAACCATAAATTTTTCGAACAATAATATCTCTGGTAGCATACCATTTGAGCTTGGAAATGCTACTCAATTACAATCGATTGACCTTTCCTGGAATCATTTGCAAGGGCAAATTCCTAAAGAATTGGCGAAGTTGAAACGGTTGTTCAGAATTTTTCTTAATAACAACAATCTTTTTGGCATTGTTCCTTTAGATTTGAAGGTGCTATTTAATCTAGCTGTACTTAATTTAGCAACAAATAATCTAAGTGGTTCAATTCCTCGACAACTTGGAGAACTTCCACGTTTATTGACCTTGAATTTGAGTGGAAATGAATTTACAGGAAGTATTCCATTTGAGTTAGGGAATCTAAATTTTCTAGAAGCTCTTGATCTTAGTCACAATTTGTTGATGGGACAAATACCACAACAACTTGGGCAATTGAGAACTCTAGAAGTGTTGAACATCTCTTATAACATGCTTTCTGGTATGATTCCAACCAGATTTGATGATTTATGGAGCTTGACTGCTGTGGATATCTCCTACAATGAATTAGAAGGTCCTATTCCCGATGTTAAAGCCTTCCGCAAGGCTCCATTTGAGGCATATAGAAACAATAAAGGCTTTTGTGGTAATGCCAGTAGTCTAAAGCCTTGTACGTCGATCAAAAGTGGTAAAACCTCTCAGACAAAGACCAAAAAAGTTATGATTCTTATTTTCCTTCTTATTTCGGGCACTTTCTGTCTGGTGTTCTTGATTGGAGGTCTCCTGATTCTTCTTCGACTTAGAAAAAGAAAAGCCCAATCAAGGGAATCAAAAGATAAAGATATGCTGGTGATACCTGGTCATGATAAGGAATTACAGTATGAAAAAGTCATTGAGGCCACTGAGGATTTCAACTCCAAATACTGTATTGGAGCAGGCGGAAGTGTAGCCGTTTATAAGGTTGTGCTGCCATCGGGTCGAGTGCTTGCTGTGAAAAAACTTCATCCATTACAGGATGACAACTTATGGAACTTGAAAGCTTTTGAAAGAGAGATTCAAGTGTTGTTAGACATTCGGCATCGAAATATTGTGAAGTTACATGGTTTTTGTTCACATTCAAAGCACTCTTTTTTGGTTTATGAGTTCGTGGAAAGGGGGAGTTTGAGAAGCATTTTAACAAGTGAAGAGCAAGCAACAGAATTGGAGTGGATTAAAAGGCTAAATGTTGTCAAAGGGGTGGCCAATGCTTTATATTATATGCACCATAATTGTCCCTTTCCGATCATTCATCGTGACATTTCTAGCAATAATATTCTTTTGGATTCAGAATACGAGCCTCGTATATCTGATTTTGGCACAGCTAGGGTTTTAATGCCTGACTCATCCAATAGAACCTCATTTGCTTGTACCATTGGATACACAGCTCCAG agTTAGCCTACACAATGCAAGTGAATGAAAAATGTGATGTGTATAGTTTTGGGGTGATAACATTGGAGTTACTAATGGGAAAGCATCCAGGCAACCTCATCTCATCTCTTTGGTCATCAACATCTTCCTCATCACTGAATGATCAGCATGAATTGCTAAAGGATGTGATTGACCAGCGTCTTCCACTTCCTCAAAATCAAGTTGCAGAGGGTGTTGTCTACATTACCATGTTAGCATTTTCATGCTTGCATGTCAATCCCAAATCTCGGCCTACAATGCAACAAGTTTCCTCGAAGCTGATTCCTAAGTATCCTCCAATTTCAAAGCCATTCTCTACAATAAAATTAGAAGAACTATTTCCCAAAAGTAGTGCCGACATTTGA